From one Gimesia sp. genomic stretch:
- a CDS encoding DUF4440 domain-containing protein: MSDNDVQDLLKLSKQLLDAIDHKDWNTYTSLCDEELTCFEPEARGHLVTGMDFHRFYFDMNPTGRPRQSTISSPMVSIMGEVALVTYIRVVQSIDEHGHDHSAACEESRIWQKQDGEWQHVHFHRSTI, from the coding sequence ATGTCAGACAACGATGTACAAGACCTCTTGAAATTAAGCAAACAGCTTCTGGACGCCATTGATCACAAAGACTGGAACACGTATACCAGCCTCTGCGATGAAGAGCTGACCTGTTTCGAACCGGAAGCCCGAGGGCATCTCGTAACCGGAATGGACTTTCATCGCTTCTACTTCGACATGAACCCGACAGGTCGACCGCGGCAGTCCACCATCAGTTCCCCCATGGTTTCCATCATGGGAGAAGTCGCTCTGGTCACCTACATCCGCGTGGTACAGTCGATTGACGAACATGGCCACGATCACAGTGCTGCCTGCGAAGAATCCCGCATCTGGCAGAAACAGGACGGAGAATGGCAGCACGTCCATTTTCATCGTTCCACTATCTGA